From a single Rutidosis leptorrhynchoides isolate AG116_Rl617_1_P2 chromosome 5, CSIRO_AGI_Rlap_v1, whole genome shotgun sequence genomic region:
- the LOC139849485 gene encoding protein ULTRAPETALA 1-like — MANGTGDSDSVAVVHVEGDSAMFTEQEVKEMCGLKFGGVDHVAVTCGCTSYCYGDAVGTLKVFLNGDLQITCDCTPGCPEDKLSPAAFEKHSGRETARKWKNNIWVIVDGEKVPLSKTALLKYYNRALTKTPNKSQNGRVCHRDEFVRCTKCSKLRRFHLRTEEECRAYHDAFIDDDWKCYKMPFDKITCDDEEERGSRRVYRGCVRSTTCKGCTSCVCFGCGICRFTDCCCQTCIDFTRNSKA, encoded by the exons ATGGCAAATGGTACGGGAGACAGTGACAGCGTGGCGGTGGTACACGTGGAAGGTGATTCCGCAATGTTTACCGAACAAGAGGTGAAAGAGATGTGTGGGTTGAAGTTTGGTGGCGTTGATCACGTGGCGGTCACGTGCGGGTGTACTAGTTACTGCTATGGTGATGCTGTTGGTACCCTAAAGGTGTTTCTTAATGGTGATCTTCAAATCACCTGCGATTGTACCCCTGGTTGTCCAGAAG ACAAATTGAGCCCAGCGGCGTTTGAGAAGCATTCGGGTAGGGAAACAGCAAGGAAATGGAAGAAtaacatttgggtgattgttgatggAGAAAAGGTTCCTTTATCAAAAACTGCACTTCTCAAGTACTATAATCGAGCTTTGACTAAAACACCCAACAAATCCCAAAATGGCCGAGTTTGTCATCGAGATGAGTTTGTTAGATGCACGAAATGCAGTAAACTCCGTAGGTTTCATCTCCGTACAGAAGAGGAGTGTCGGGCTTATCATGACGCTTTTATTGATGATGATTGGAAGTGCTATAAAATGCCTTTTGACAA AATAACatgtgatgatgaagaagaaagagGTAGTCGTAGAGTATATAGAGGTTGTGTTCGGTCAACTACATGCAAAGGTTGTACATCCTGTGTTTGTTTTGGTTGCGGTATCTGTCGTTTTACTGACTGTTGTTGTCAAACTTGCATCGACTTCACGAGGAACTCTAAAGCTTGA